The following proteins come from a genomic window of Salvia hispanica cultivar TCC Black 2014 chromosome 4, UniMelb_Shisp_WGS_1.0, whole genome shotgun sequence:
- the LOC125220821 gene encoding uncharacterized protein LOC125220821, translating into MDSDEWKKEPKCHHKFCLIHVRKNILQKCKGPIVKSMVWALGATTQERKYKRRRRALHEESPDAIRQLNRAEKENWSLCYDDGLRWGVTSTNMSECYNNVLRGVRELPIRALIDLTFWRTVEWWAQKKTKIQHTEGRLTPWARDKLAENDAKGQKHHISVLDRGLGHYQIRSQARLEDGKPKGNNVQKVQFEDSKCTCGKWQTWRVPCSHACAVARDRGIAMFELISTKYHKSTWEAQYSSPHPWDAPRHEDYWAKPGWKLDITPEQLLPRRRGRGRKKRIPNQMDVREEGEPKAPRRCRNCGQEGHDRRNCSVGRVM; encoded by the coding sequence ATGGATTCTGATGAATGGAAAAAGGAGCCGAAATGTCACcacaaattttgtttgatcCATGTGAGGAAAAATATCTTGCAGAAGTGCAAGGGTCCTATTGTGAAAAGCATGGTGTGGGCATTGGGTGCTACAACTCAAGAGCGTAAATATAAGAGAAGGCGGCGTGCACTGCATGAGGAAAGCCCTGATGCGATACGACAGCTGAATAGGgccgaaaaagaaaattggtcTCTTTGTTACGATGATGGACTTAGATGGGGGGTTACCTCAACAAACATGTCGGAGTGCTACAACAATGTTTTGAGGGGTGTAAGAGAGTTGCCAATTAGAGCTTTGATTGATCTCACATTTTGGAGAACAGTGGAATGGTGGGCacaaaagaagacaaaaataCAGCACACCGAAGGTCGGTTAACACCGTGGGCGAGGGACAAACTTGCTGAGAATGATGCCAAGGGGCAAAAACATCACATTTCTGTACTTGACCGAGGATTAGGACATTACCAAATTCGAAGTCAGGCACGGTTAGAAGATGGGAAGCCAAAGGGCAACAATGTACAGAAGGTGCAGTTTGAAGATTCTAAGTGCACTTGTGGGAAGTGGCAGACGTGGAGAGTTCCTTGCTCACATGCTTGTGCAGTTGCTAGAGATAGAGGTATCGCTATGTTTGAGCTCATATCTACAAAATACCACAAATCTACATGGGAAGCACAGTATTCTAGTCCTCATCCATGGGATGCACCAAGACACGAAGATTATTGGGCTAAACCTGGATGGAAATTGGACATCACCCCTGAGCAGTTGCTTCCTCGAAGGCGTGGCCGTGGTAGAAAGAAGAGGATACCTAATCAAATGGATGTCCGCGAGGAAGGTGAACCGAAAGCTCCCCGCCGTTGCAGGAATTGTGGGCAAGAGGGACACGACCGAAGAAATTGCTCAGTCGGTCGTGTTATGTAG